One Purpureocillium takamizusanense chromosome 1, complete sequence genomic window carries:
- a CDS encoding uncharacterized protein (EggNog:ENOG503NU69~CAZy:GH13~COG:G), with amino-acid sequence MGSKAVEPQLRSWWKESSVYQIYPASFQDSTGTGIGDLKGIISRVDYLKDLGVDIVWLSPIFKSPQHDMGYDISDYKSIDPPYGDISDVDVLRDRLHERGMKLVLDLVMNHTSDEHPWFQESRKSKHNNPFRDWYVWRPPRYDAQGNRQPPNNWESHFQGSAWEYDEATDEYYLRLFCREQPDLNWENPAVRAAAHDVMRFWLDRGADGFRMDVINFISKDQSFPDSDEPILKGHEFYACGPRLHEYLKELGAILKEYDAFSVGEMPCVTDPDEIMKAVGAGRDELSMIFHFELMDIDYGSKGKFSPGTWRLSQLKQIANKWQRLMYDRNGWNALYLENHDQPRSVTRFASDAPEHREASAKLIAIFLGFQAGTPFIYQGQEIGMTNVPKDWTMDEYKDIDCVNHWALYKDTADEETKAMLKAEYQKKSRDNARTPMQWDASPHAGFTTAGATPWMRVNDNFEAVNAASQTSDPRSVFHTWRRVLEQRKALKDVFVYGDFALVDEASETVFAYERRASAADGGGVAALVVCNFSGADETWKWEGKAREVLVSSAGKDVKDVNAGGIRLGPWEAIALLL; translated from the exons ATGGGGTCCAAAGCCGTCGAGCCACAGCTGCGCAGCTGGTGGAAGGAGAGCTCCGTCTATCAGATCTATCCGGCGTCCTTCCAGGACTCGACCGGGACTGGCATCGGCGACCTCAAGGGCATCATCTCGCGCGTCGACTACCTCAaggacctcggcgtcgacatcgtGTGGCTGTCGCCCATCTTCAAGAGCCCCCAGCATGACATG GGCTACGACATCAGCGACTACAAGTCCATTGACCCTCCCTACGGCGACATCTCCGACGTCGATGTCCTGCGTGACAGGCTGCACGAGCGCGGCATgaagctcgtcctcgacctcgtcatgAACCATACCAGTGATGAGCACCCCTGGTTCCAAGAGTCGCGCAAGTCAAAGCACAACAACCCCTTCCGCGACTGGTACGtctggcgcccgccgcgctaCGACGCCCAGGGTAACCGCCAGCCCCCCAACAACTGGGAGAGCCACTTCCAGGGCAGCGCCTGGGAgtacgacgaggccaccgaCGAGTACTACCTGCGCCTCTTCTGCCGCGAGCAGCCCGACCTCAACTGGGAGAACccggccgtccgcgccgccgcacacgACGTCATGCGCTTCTGGCTCGACCGCGGTGCCGATGGCTTCCGCATGGACGTCATCAACTTCATCAGCAAGGACCAGTCCTTCCCGGACTCGGACGAGCCCATCCTCAAGGGCCACGAGTTCTACGCCTGCGGGCCCAGGCTGCACGAGTATCTCAAGGAGCTGGGCGCCATCCTCAAGGAGTACGACGCCTTTAGCGTCGGCGAGATGCCCTGCGTTACCGACCCGGACGAGATCATgaaggccgtcggcgcgggccgcgacgagctgaGCATGATATTCCATTTTGAGCT AATGGACATCGACTACGGGTCCAAGGGCAAATTCTCTCCCGGGACCTGGCGCCTGTCCCAGCTCAAGCAGATTGCCAACAAGTGGCAGAGACTCATGTACGATCGCAATGGCTGGAACGCCCTCTATCTCGAGAACCACGACCAGCCGCGTTCCGTCACCCGcttcgccagcgacgccccGGAGCACCGCGAGGCGAGCGCCAAGCTCATTgccatcttcctcggctTCCAGGCCGGCACCCCCTTCATCTACCAAGGCCAGGAGATTGGTATGACCAACGTGCCAAAGGACTGGACCATGGACGAGTACAAGGACATTGACTGCGTCAACCACTGGGC CCTGTACAAGGACACAGCAGACGAGGAGACCAAGGCcatgctcaaggccgagtACCAGAAGAAGTCGCGCGACAACGCCCGCACGCCCATGCAGTGGGACGCCAGCCCCCACGCCGGcttcaccaccgccggcgccacgccCTGGATGCGCGTCAACGACAACTTCGAGGCCGTCAACGCCGCGTCCCAGACGTCGGACCCGCGCTCCGTCTTCCACACCtggcgccgcgtcctcgagcagcgcaaggccctcaaggacGTCTTCGTCTACGGCGACTTCGCGCtagtcgacgaggccagcgAGACCGTCTTTGCGTACGAGCGcagggccagcgccgccgacggtggaggcgtcgcggcgctcgtcgtctgcaaCTTCTCCGGCGCGGACGAGACGTGGAAGTGGGAGGGCAAGGCCCGCGAGGTGCTGGTCAGCTCGGCGGGCAAGGATGTGAAGGACGTCAACGCTGGGGGGATTCGCCTCGGGCCGTGGGAGGCGATTGCGCTGCTGCTATAA
- a CDS encoding uncharacterized protein (EggNog:ENOG503NU69~CAZy:GH13~COG:G): MKLVLDLVMNHTSDEHPWFQESRKSKHNNPFRDWYVWRPPRYDAQGNRQPPNNWESHFQGSAWEYDEATDEYYLRLFCREQPDLNWENPAVRAAAHDVMRFWLDRGADGFRMDVINFISKDQSFPDSDEPILKGHEFYACGPRLHEYLKELGAILKEYDAFSVGEMPCVTDPDEIMKAVGAGRDELSMIFHFELMDIDYGSKGKFSPGTWRLSQLKQIANKWQRLMYDRNGWNALYLENHDQPRSVTRFASDAPEHREASAKLIAIFLGFQAGTPFIYQGQEIGMTNVPKDWTMDEYKDIDCVNHWALYKDTADEETKAMLKAEYQKKSRDNARTPMQWDASPHAGFTTAGATPWMRVNDNFEAVNAASQTSDPRSVFHTWRRVLEQRKALKDVFVYGDFALVDEASETVFAYERRASAADGGGVAALVVCNFSGADETWKWEGKAREVLVSSAGKDVKDVNAGGIRLGPWEAIALLL; encoded by the exons ATgaagctcgtcctcgacctcgtcatgAACCATACCAGTGATGAGCACCCCTGGTTCCAAGAGTCGCGCAAGTCAAAGCACAACAACCCCTTCCGCGACTGGTACGtctggcgcccgccgcgctaCGACGCCCAGGGTAACCGCCAGCCCCCCAACAACTGGGAGAGCCACTTCCAGGGCAGCGCCTGGGAgtacgacgaggccaccgaCGAGTACTACCTGCGCCTCTTCTGCCGCGAGCAGCCCGACCTCAACTGGGAGAACccggccgtccgcgccgccgcacacgACGTCATGCGCTTCTGGCTCGACCGCGGTGCCGATGGCTTCCGCATGGACGTCATCAACTTCATCAGCAAGGACCAGTCCTTCCCGGACTCGGACGAGCCCATCCTCAAGGGCCACGAGTTCTACGCCTGCGGGCCCAGGCTGCACGAGTATCTCAAGGAGCTGGGCGCCATCCTCAAGGAGTACGACGCCTTTAGCGTCGGCGAGATGCCCTGCGTTACCGACCCGGACGAGATCATgaaggccgtcggcgcgggccgcgacgagctgaGCATGATATTCCATTTTGAGCT AATGGACATCGACTACGGGTCCAAGGGCAAATTCTCTCCCGGGACCTGGCGCCTGTCCCAGCTCAAGCAGATTGCCAACAAGTGGCAGAGACTCATGTACGATCGCAATGGCTGGAACGCCCTCTATCTCGAGAACCACGACCAGCCGCGTTCCGTCACCCGcttcgccagcgacgccccGGAGCACCGCGAGGCGAGCGCCAAGCTCATTgccatcttcctcggctTCCAGGCCGGCACCCCCTTCATCTACCAAGGCCAGGAGATTGGTATGACCAACGTGCCAAAGGACTGGACCATGGACGAGTACAAGGACATTGACTGCGTCAACCACTGGGC CCTGTACAAGGACACAGCAGACGAGGAGACCAAGGCcatgctcaaggccgagtACCAGAAGAAGTCGCGCGACAACGCCCGCACGCCCATGCAGTGGGACGCCAGCCCCCACGCCGGcttcaccaccgccggcgccacgccCTGGATGCGCGTCAACGACAACTTCGAGGCCGTCAACGCCGCGTCCCAGACGTCGGACCCGCGCTCCGTCTTCCACACCtggcgccgcgtcctcgagcagcgcaaggccctcaaggacGTCTTCGTCTACGGCGACTTCGCGCtagtcgacgaggccagcgAGACCGTCTTTGCGTACGAGCGcagggccagcgccgccgacggtggaggcgtcgcggcgctcgtcgtctgcaaCTTCTCCGGCGCGGACGAGACGTGGAAGTGGGAGGGCAAGGCCCGCGAGGTGCTGGTCAGCTCGGCGGGCAAGGATGTGAAGGACGTCAACGCTGGGGGGATTCGCCTCGGGCCGTGGGAGGCGATTGCGCTGCTGCTATAA